A window of Phytoactinopolyspora mesophila contains these coding sequences:
- a CDS encoding alpha/beta fold hydrolase: protein MNRRISITLALGAAIAVAACSNGGPPDAPPQQEMPPESTPAPDATEGVDEELATFYTQTLEWDDCGDQYQCSTLSVPLDYADPDGDQIEIAMLRVPATGEDPAGSLIVNPGGPGASGIEYARNARNENVVASDRLRERYDVVGFDPRGVGSSTPIDCLDDEDLDVFVSEQASAEDDEALAELEETIEEFTAACEARSGDLLAHIDTANVARDMDVMRAALGDEKLHYLGKSYGTFIGAVYADLFPERAGRLVLDGAVDPALEAEEVALGQAEGFERSLDAFLEWCLDQDCAIGDSEDEAREALDQLMADAETEPVPTNDPQRPLTAALAFYGIILPLYLPAEEGYPVLERALDNAINDENGSDLLQLADFYLARNPDGVYDGNQNEAIIAVNCLDRPSTTTPEEARATAQEFEDLSPTFGRFMAWAGLTCVDWPAESDFDPAQLSATGADPILVIGTTGDPATPYRWAESLSEQLESGVLLTYEAFVHTAYLSGNSCIDSAVDAYLLDGTVPDEGRVCS, encoded by the coding sequence GTGAACCGCCGGATTTCCATCACGCTGGCTCTCGGCGCCGCGATCGCTGTAGCCGCATGTTCGAACGGCGGCCCGCCGGATGCGCCACCACAGCAAGAGATGCCGCCGGAGTCGACGCCCGCTCCGGACGCGACGGAGGGCGTCGACGAAGAACTCGCTACGTTCTACACGCAGACCCTCGAGTGGGACGATTGCGGCGACCAGTACCAATGCAGCACCCTGTCTGTCCCGCTCGATTACGCCGATCCCGACGGCGATCAGATCGAGATCGCGATGCTTCGAGTGCCGGCCACCGGCGAAGACCCGGCAGGTTCGCTCATCGTCAACCCAGGCGGGCCGGGCGCTTCCGGCATCGAGTATGCGCGTAACGCCCGAAACGAGAACGTGGTCGCCTCTGATCGCCTCCGGGAACGGTACGACGTCGTCGGATTCGATCCGCGGGGCGTCGGTTCTTCCACCCCCATCGATTGCCTGGACGACGAAGACCTCGACGTGTTCGTCAGCGAGCAGGCCAGTGCCGAGGATGACGAAGCGTTGGCTGAGCTGGAAGAGACCATCGAAGAGTTCACCGCGGCGTGTGAGGCACGCTCCGGCGACCTGCTGGCCCACATCGACACCGCCAATGTCGCCCGCGACATGGACGTGATGCGGGCCGCGCTCGGTGACGAGAAGCTGCACTATCTCGGCAAGTCCTACGGGACGTTCATCGGTGCCGTTTACGCTGATCTGTTCCCCGAGCGGGCCGGTCGTCTCGTTCTCGACGGTGCTGTCGACCCCGCACTGGAAGCAGAAGAGGTCGCCCTGGGCCAGGCCGAGGGGTTCGAGCGCTCGCTGGACGCCTTCCTGGAATGGTGCCTCGATCAAGATTGCGCCATCGGCGACTCAGAGGACGAGGCGCGCGAAGCGCTGGACCAGCTCATGGCCGACGCCGAGACCGAGCCCGTGCCGACCAACGACCCCCAGCGCCCGCTCACCGCAGCGCTAGCCTTCTACGGGATCATCCTGCCCCTCTACCTCCCGGCCGAAGAGGGTTATCCAGTGCTGGAGAGGGCTCTCGACAACGCCATCAACGACGAAAACGGTTCAGACCTGCTACAGCTCGCCGATTTCTATCTGGCACGCAACCCGGACGGGGTGTACGACGGCAACCAGAACGAGGCCATCATCGCAGTGAACTGCCTTGACCGGCCGAGTACCACGACGCCGGAAGAAGCGCGAGCTACCGCGCAGGAGTTCGAGGATCTCTCGCCCACGTTCGGGCGGTTCATGGCCTGGGCCGGGCTGACCTGCGTGGATTGGCCCGCGGAGTCCGACTTCGATCCGGCTCAGCTCTCGGCGACCGGGGCCGACCCGATCCTCGTGATCGGTACCACCGGCGACCCTGCCACCCCGTACCGCTGGGCGGAGTCGCTGTCCGAGCAGCTCGAGTCGGGGGTGCTGCTGACGTATGAGGCCTTCGTGCACACCGCGTACCTGTCCGGCAACAGCTGCATCGACTCGGCCGTCGATGCTTACCTCCTCGACGGCACTGTGCCCGACGAGGGACGTGTCTGTTCGTAA
- a CDS encoding L,D-transpeptidase, with amino-acid sequence MRRSIIAMLGLGVALALAACAGDESEVRHARALTQLAGTGADVSYAEPLTLRMRAGQIESAEVVSADGEALPGDIDDDGRTWTSTTRPEPGTNYDVMVTASDSFGESHVFDDELTVAEVPDGDRLTLTMQPGNESVVGVGAPIVVRFTQPVTEREAVEREMHVSSDPQVVGSWHWVSDTEARFRPQEYWPAGTRVALDLELNGVQAGEELWGGRSYHLEFEVGSEHIAEIDANDYTMTVNVDGETEHTWNTSLGAPEFATRNGTYVVLEKFEERNMTSCNANITCDPSDPHYYDVDADWAVRLSYSGTFVHSAPWSEESQGEDNVSHGCINLNDANGETYFNMVRYGDIVTVENSTREADDLVERGDPGMVDWNQSWDEYVAGSAVGEAITTGEF; translated from the coding sequence ATGCGCCGTTCGATCATCGCGATGCTCGGTCTGGGCGTCGCCCTCGCCCTGGCGGCGTGCGCAGGCGACGAGAGCGAGGTACGCCACGCCCGGGCGCTCACGCAGCTCGCTGGCACCGGCGCCGACGTCTCGTACGCGGAACCCCTGACGCTGCGGATGCGCGCCGGCCAGATCGAGTCGGCTGAGGTCGTCTCCGCCGATGGCGAGGCGTTGCCCGGTGACATCGACGACGACGGCCGCACCTGGACCAGCACCACTCGCCCGGAACCCGGCACCAACTACGACGTCATGGTGACCGCCTCGGACTCGTTCGGCGAGTCCCACGTGTTCGACGACGAACTCACCGTGGCGGAGGTGCCGGACGGTGACCGGCTGACCCTGACCATGCAGCCCGGCAACGAGTCGGTTGTCGGGGTAGGGGCGCCGATCGTGGTGCGCTTCACACAGCCGGTCACCGAACGAGAGGCCGTCGAGCGCGAGATGCATGTCTCGTCCGATCCACAGGTGGTCGGGAGCTGGCATTGGGTGAGCGATACGGAAGCCCGCTTTCGGCCGCAGGAGTACTGGCCGGCCGGCACCCGAGTAGCTCTGGATCTGGAGCTCAACGGCGTTCAGGCCGGTGAAGAGCTGTGGGGCGGGCGTTCCTACCACCTAGAGTTCGAGGTGGGCTCCGAGCACATCGCCGAGATCGATGCCAATGACTACACCATGACGGTCAACGTCGACGGCGAGACCGAGCACACGTGGAACACGAGTCTCGGCGCACCCGAGTTCGCCACCCGCAATGGGACGTACGTCGTCCTCGAGAAGTTCGAGGAACGCAACATGACGTCGTGCAACGCGAACATCACATGCGATCCGAGCGATCCCCACTACTACGACGTCGATGCGGATTGGGCGGTGCGGCTCTCGTACAGCGGCACCTTCGTGCATTCGGCGCCCTGGTCGGAGGAGTCACAGGGCGAGGACAACGTCTCGCACGGCTGCATCAACCTCAACGACGCCAACGGCGAGACCTACTTCAACATGGTTCGCTACGGCGACATCGTGACCGTGGAGAACTCCACCCGCGAAGCGGACGACCTGGTCGAACGAGGCGATCCTGGCATGGTCGACTGGAACCAGTCCTGGGACGAGTACGTTGCCGGGTCCGCAGTAGGCGAGGCGATCACCACGGGCGAGTTCTGA
- a CDS encoding DUF433 domain-containing protein, translating into MGDAVVLDRPVMAAREAARQLRMPPSTLVHWLEGGERGGRRYEPVLREEPTGSATITWGEMVEARYVRAYRDVKVSMQRLRPFIAALREEFGVPYPLAHFRPYIDTNRRLIIELQKDSHLPEELWLVYEPRSKQYMINAYLRRDFLDQVEFEQSGIQAAFRMRPAGAASPVVMDPRIASAAATIEGIRTEILAEQAQADATIDEIADDFGLTDQQVKAALAYEFSPAA; encoded by the coding sequence GTGGGCGACGCGGTAGTGCTTGATCGGCCGGTGATGGCTGCCCGTGAGGCCGCCCGGCAACTGCGTATGCCACCATCGACGCTGGTTCATTGGCTCGAAGGGGGCGAGCGGGGTGGTCGAAGGTACGAGCCTGTCCTTCGCGAAGAGCCCACTGGGTCGGCCACGATTACATGGGGCGAGATGGTTGAGGCGCGCTACGTGCGTGCCTATCGTGACGTCAAGGTCTCAATGCAGCGGCTGCGTCCGTTCATCGCCGCCTTACGTGAAGAGTTCGGTGTGCCTTACCCGCTCGCACATTTCCGCCCCTACATAGACACGAACCGGCGGTTGATCATCGAGCTGCAAAAAGACAGTCACCTGCCTGAAGAGCTGTGGCTCGTCTACGAGCCACGATCGAAGCAATACATGATCAATGCCTACCTCCGGCGCGACTTCCTTGACCAGGTCGAGTTCGAACAGTCAGGCATACAAGCCGCCTTCCGAATGAGGCCAGCTGGCGCAGCAAGCCCCGTCGTGATGGATCCGAGGATTGCATCAGCAGCCGCGACAATCGAAGGCATCCGCACCGAGATCCTCGCTGAGCAGGCCCAGGCCGACGCGACGATCGACGAGATCGCCGACGACTTCGGGCTCACCGACCAGCAGGTTAAGGCCGCCCTCGCCTACGAGTTCTCCCCGGCTGCGTAA